In one Hymenobacter sp. DG25B genomic region, the following are encoded:
- a CDS encoding Glu/Leu/Phe/Val dehydrogenase dimerization domain-containing protein, translated as MVEIQTLASTSIFGQIAEHEHEQVVFCHDKDTGLRAIIGIHNTVLGPALGGTRMWHYASDAEALNDVLRLSRGMTYKAAISGLNLGGGKAVIIGDAKTLKNEALLRKFGRFVQNLNGKYITAEDVNMTTKDMEYIRMETKHVAGLPESMGGSGDPSPVTAYGTYMGMKAAAKKAFGSDSLAGKRIAVQGVGHVGTYLLEHLSKEGAKLILTDYYEDRAIEAAAKFKAVAVGLEEIYDQNVDIYSPCALGATINDDTLDRLKCKVIAGCANNQLQDENVHGPALVERGIIYAPDFLINAGGLINVYSEVIGGSRQSALTQTEKIYDYTTQVLEKAEQEHSHPQAAAIRQAEERIAAIGKVKSTY; from the coding sequence CCATTATTGGCATTCACAACACCGTGCTGGGCCCGGCCCTGGGCGGCACCCGCATGTGGCACTACGCCTCCGATGCCGAAGCTCTGAACGACGTGCTGCGCCTTTCGCGCGGCATGACCTACAAAGCAGCCATTTCCGGCCTGAACCTGGGTGGCGGCAAAGCCGTGATTATCGGCGACGCCAAAACGCTGAAAAACGAAGCCCTGCTGCGCAAATTCGGCCGCTTCGTGCAAAACCTCAACGGCAAGTACATCACCGCCGAAGATGTAAACATGACCACCAAGGACATGGAGTACATCCGGATGGAAACCAAACACGTGGCCGGCCTGCCCGAAAGCATGGGCGGTAGTGGCGACCCGTCGCCGGTAACGGCGTATGGCACCTACATGGGCATGAAGGCCGCTGCGAAAAAGGCTTTCGGCTCTGACTCTTTGGCCGGCAAGCGCATTGCGGTGCAGGGCGTGGGCCACGTGGGTACCTACCTGCTGGAGCATCTCTCCAAGGAAGGCGCCAAGCTCATCCTGACCGACTATTACGAAGACCGCGCTATTGAAGCCGCTGCCAAATTCAAGGCGGTAGCCGTGGGCCTGGAGGAAATCTACGATCAGAACGTGGACATCTACTCGCCGTGCGCGCTGGGGGCTACCATCAACGATGATACCCTGGACCGTCTGAAGTGCAAAGTCATTGCCGGCTGCGCCAACAACCAGCTGCAGGACGAGAATGTGCACGGCCCGGCGCTGGTAGAGCGCGGCATCATCTACGCCCCCGACTTCCTGATCAACGCCGGTGGCCTGATCAATGTGTACTCCGAGGTGATTGGCGGCAGCCGTCAGTCGGCCCTCACGCAGACCGAGAAAATTTACGATTACACCACGCAGGTGCTTGAAAAAGCCGAGCAGGAACATTCGCACCCCCAAGCTGCCGCTATCCGGCAGGCGGAGGAGCGCATTGCTGCCATCGGTAAGGTTAAATCCACTTACTAA
- the nusB gene encoding transcription antitermination factor NusB: MLNRRTLRIKVMQALYAYQQAIGSDASLALDRIADAFAPDLNSPEPQDRKVLKGQQKMAEVIFKEWLKTGEEPEPLDDKEVNDAVQDAIKYYKKAKAKDGTFFGGQMVHAAESIHDQYIHLLNLPTALLQVFEEEKNRESRRYTAPKEQRLDTTRLEENQVLQKLAENKQLQDLTIRRTLHWGGEDEMEALRMAWRNEIRNDAELQSYLAAPAGSYAEDQEIVKHLYKEYVFKGEALPAWLEEDDLNWEENRSVVKNLVMKTLKMLDEQADENLELMSLSANWQEDKEFAEALYKQTMEADEQYEKLIADSVQNWDVERVALTDKIILKMALCEMHSFRAIPVKVTINEYIEISKNYSTPKSKQFVNGILDKLAQDLTASGAIRKSGRGLLDNQ, encoded by the coding sequence ATGCTCAACCGTCGCACGCTCCGCATTAAAGTCATGCAGGCCCTGTATGCCTATCAGCAGGCCATTGGGTCCGATGCCTCCCTGGCCCTTGACCGCATTGCGGATGCCTTTGCGCCTGACCTGAACTCGCCGGAGCCCCAGGACCGCAAGGTGCTGAAAGGCCAGCAGAAGATGGCGGAGGTTATCTTCAAGGAATGGCTGAAAACCGGCGAAGAGCCGGAGCCCCTGGACGACAAAGAGGTAAACGACGCCGTGCAGGATGCCATTAAGTACTATAAGAAGGCCAAGGCCAAGGATGGTACTTTCTTTGGCGGCCAGATGGTGCACGCGGCTGAGAGCATTCATGACCAGTACATTCACCTGCTGAACCTGCCTACGGCGCTGCTGCAGGTGTTTGAGGAGGAGAAAAACCGCGAGTCGCGGCGCTACACCGCGCCCAAGGAGCAGCGCCTGGACACCACGCGCCTGGAGGAAAACCAGGTGCTGCAGAAGCTGGCCGAGAATAAGCAGTTGCAGGACCTTACCATTCGGCGCACCCTGCACTGGGGTGGCGAGGATGAGATGGAAGCCCTGCGTATGGCCTGGCGCAACGAAATCCGCAACGATGCCGAACTGCAGAGCTACCTGGCCGCCCCGGCCGGCTCCTACGCCGAGGATCAGGAAATTGTGAAGCACCTCTACAAGGAATACGTGTTTAAAGGCGAGGCCCTGCCGGCCTGGCTGGAAGAAGACGACCTGAACTGGGAGGAAAACCGCTCCGTGGTGAAAAACCTGGTGATGAAGACGCTGAAAATGCTCGACGAGCAGGCGGACGAAAACCTGGAGCTTATGTCGCTGTCGGCTAACTGGCAGGAGGATAAGGAGTTTGCTGAGGCGCTCTACAAGCAGACCATGGAGGCCGATGAGCAGTACGAAAAGCTCATTGCCGACTCCGTGCAGAACTGGGACGTGGAGCGCGTAGCCCTCACCGACAAGATTATTCTGAAAATGGCCTTGTGTGAGATGCACTCTTTCCGGGCTATTCCGGTGAAAGTGACCATTAACGAGTACATTGAAATCAGCAAAAACTACAGTACGCCCAAGAGCAAGCAGTTTGTGAACGGTATTCTGGATAAATTGGCGCAGGACCTGACGGCCAGCGGCGCTATCCGCAAGTCGGGGCGCGGGTTGCTGGATAACCAGTAG
- a CDS encoding YtxH domain-containing protein encodes MGSKTTTGILCFAGGALTGAVLGILYAPEKGRETRSWLSYKLEKYRETLADLTESLVTSRSENAPSTAKSEGQRVIRDAKDKAEQLLGDVDQLINQINSRRSTL; translated from the coding sequence ATGGGTAGCAAAACCACTACCGGCATCTTGTGCTTTGCAGGCGGCGCCCTCACCGGGGCCGTGCTCGGCATTTTATACGCCCCCGAAAAAGGCCGCGAAACCCGCAGCTGGCTCAGCTATAAGCTCGAAAAATACCGCGAGACTCTGGCTGATCTCACCGAAAGCCTCGTCACCAGCCGCAGCGAGAATGCGCCCTCCACGGCCAAATCAGAAGGGCAGCGCGTGATTCGCGACGCCAAGGATAAAGCCGAGCAGCTGCTGGGTGATGTTGACCAGCTCATCAACCAGATTAACTCGCGCCGCTCCACGCTGTAA
- a CDS encoding isocitrate/isopropylmalate dehydrogenase family protein, whose translation MHTITLIPGDGIGPEITKAVIDIFAAAQVPVQWEEQNAGQTTFDQSGELIPQALLDSLERNRVALKGPITTPVGKGFRSINITLRQKYDLYQNVRPAQTTEGITSRYSGVDLVLFRENTEGLYSGLEVYDERLGISDSFNRITVNGSRKICRAAFAYAAKHGRKKVTLAHKANILKMAGTLMLNACKEAATEFPQIVFEDKIIDNMCMQLVNKPEQFDVVVTTNLFGDILSDLCAGLVGGLGVVAGANIGDDMAIFEAVHGSAPDIAGQGKANPTALLRSALMMLHHLGEHQHADRIQKALEATLKTKEKCTGDLGGQASTTEFAQAIIENLA comes from the coding sequence ATGCATACCATCACCCTCATTCCCGGCGACGGCATCGGCCCGGAAATCACCAAAGCGGTTATTGACATTTTTGCCGCCGCGCAGGTGCCCGTGCAATGGGAAGAGCAGAACGCCGGTCAGACCACGTTCGACCAGTCGGGCGAGCTGATTCCGCAGGCGCTGCTGGACTCTTTGGAGCGCAACCGCGTAGCGCTGAAAGGCCCCATCACCACGCCCGTAGGCAAAGGCTTCCGCAGCATCAACATCACGCTGCGCCAGAAGTACGACCTGTACCAGAACGTGCGCCCGGCCCAGACCACGGAAGGCATCACCTCCCGCTACTCCGGCGTAGACCTGGTGCTGTTCCGCGAGAATACCGAGGGCCTGTATTCTGGTCTGGAAGTGTACGACGAGCGACTGGGTATTTCCGACTCGTTTAACCGCATTACGGTAAACGGCTCGCGCAAAATCTGCCGCGCCGCTTTTGCCTATGCCGCCAAGCATGGCCGCAAAAAGGTAACGCTGGCCCACAAAGCCAACATCCTGAAAATGGCCGGCACGCTTATGCTGAATGCCTGCAAGGAAGCCGCCACTGAGTTTCCGCAGATTGTTTTCGAAGACAAGATCATCGACAACATGTGCATGCAGCTGGTGAACAAGCCCGAGCAGTTTGACGTGGTGGTGACCACCAACCTGTTCGGCGACATCCTTTCTGACCTCTGCGCCGGCCTGGTAGGCGGCCTGGGCGTGGTAGCCGGCGCCAACATCGGCGACGACATGGCCATTTTTGAAGCCGTACACGGCTCGGCGCCGGATATTGCCGGCCAGGGCAAAGCCAACCCCACCGCCCTGCTACGCTCCGCGCTGATGATGCTCCACCACCTGGGCGAGCACCAGCACGCCGACCGGATTCAGAAGGCCCTGGAAGCTACCCTGAAAACCAAGGAAAAGTGCACCGGCGACCTGGGCGGCCAGGCATCTACCACCGAGTTTGCGCAGGCCATTATCGAGAACCTGGCGTAG
- a CDS encoding DUF1573 domain-containing protein, protein MKRTFLSAFLLSGVLLMGSCNQDKPAEVGVEGMNAAANEAAANPTVDNPNVASDTEAPNPNAPVMTFAENEFDFGDIKPGAIVKHTFTFTNTGKSPLLIENAIASCGCTTPNWTKDPIAPGAKGTIDVQFNSQGKSGIQNKEISIQGNTQPSITKISIRTNILPDGANGPVRK, encoded by the coding sequence ATGAAACGCACATTCCTTTCCGCCTTCCTGCTTTCCGGCGTATTACTGATGGGCTCCTGCAACCAGGATAAACCCGCCGAAGTAGGTGTTGAGGGCATGAATGCCGCCGCTAACGAAGCCGCCGCCAACCCCACCGTAGATAACCCCAACGTAGCCAGCGACACGGAAGCGCCTAACCCCAACGCGCCGGTGATGACCTTCGCTGAAAACGAGTTTGACTTTGGTGACATCAAGCCCGGTGCCATTGTAAAGCACACTTTCACCTTCACCAACACGGGCAAAAGCCCGCTGTTGATTGAAAATGCCATTGCTTCCTGCGGGTGCACCACGCCCAACTGGACCAAAGACCCCATTGCCCCCGGCGCAAAAGGCACTATTGATGTGCAGTTCAACAGCCAGGGCAAGTCGGGTATCCAGAACAAGGAAATATCCATTCAGGGCAATACCCAGCCCAGCATCACCAAAATTTCCATCCGCACCAATATTCTCCCGGATGGTGCCAACGGCCCGGTTCGGAAATAA
- the yajC gene encoding preprotein translocase subunit YajC — protein sequence MFLTLLLQAPAGEGFTSLLFPIAIGLVVYFFMIRPQQRRAKDAKQFREAVAKGMQVVTIGGLHGKIVEVTPETVVLEVDRGTKLRFDRTAIARQAGGAAQPEAVVVPES from the coding sequence ATGTTTCTTACTTTATTGCTGCAGGCTCCGGCCGGCGAAGGTTTTACGTCGCTGTTATTTCCCATTGCCATTGGTCTGGTAGTGTACTTCTTTATGATTCGGCCGCAGCAGCGCCGTGCCAAGGATGCCAAGCAATTCCGGGAAGCCGTAGCTAAAGGCATGCAGGTAGTAACCATTGGCGGCCTGCACGGCAAAATAGTAGAGGTAACACCCGAAACCGTGGTGCTGGAAGTAGACCGCGGCACTAAGCTGCGCTTCGACCGCACGGCCATTGCCCGCCAGGCCGGCGGCGCGGCCCAGCCGGAGGCAGTGGTAGTTCCCGAATCCTGA
- the coaE gene encoding dephospho-CoA kinase (Dephospho-CoA kinase (CoaE) performs the final step in coenzyme A biosynthesis.) — translation MRRIGITGGIGSGKSVVCRLFQVLGVPVYDSDARAKWVMAHDPALRAELIGAFGAATFTTEGQLDRTYLARRAFQDPAQLAALNALVHPHIGRDFEQWAARQQEQQHAYVLKEAALLYESGAYRQLDQIITVFAPSEVRHARVLRRDPHRTADDVLSIMGKQLSEEEKLQRADFVVYNDDAHLVIPQVLALHEQFLRATG, via the coding sequence ATGCGGCGCATTGGGATAACCGGCGGCATTGGCTCCGGCAAAAGCGTGGTTTGCCGTCTGTTTCAGGTGCTGGGCGTGCCCGTGTATGATTCTGATGCCCGCGCCAAGTGGGTAATGGCCCACGACCCGGCGCTGCGCGCAGAATTGATAGGGGCTTTCGGGGCGGCAACCTTCACCACCGAGGGCCAGCTGGACCGTACCTACCTCGCCCGGCGCGCGTTCCAGGACCCCGCGCAGCTGGCCGCTCTCAATGCGCTGGTGCACCCCCACATAGGGCGTGACTTTGAACAATGGGCCGCCCGGCAGCAGGAGCAGCAGCATGCGTATGTGCTGAAGGAAGCCGCCTTGTTGTATGAATCCGGTGCCTACCGCCAGCTGGACCAGATTATCACTGTCTTTGCGCCTTCCGAGGTACGCCATGCCCGCGTCCTGCGCCGTGACCCGCACCGCACCGCCGACGACGTGCTCAGCATCATGGGCAAGCAGCTCAGTGAAGAAGAAAAGCTGCAGCGCGCCGATTTCGTTGTTTACAACGACGATGCCCACCTAGTGATACCGCAGGTGCTGGCCCTGCACGAGCAATTTCTGCGCGCTACCGGCTAA
- a CDS encoding glycosyltransferase family 39 protein gives MEGPWARRLPRVFFAVLLLLGGLVHRDYGVSWDEVNNHLNGLVSLNYAARQLTPELAQRVTAGHSPIPDIRQYHDSDHGPVFEMVVSVLGYALTDGDARPLYFLRHLLVFCMFVLGVWGLYCIGRWRFRDWRWGLVTSLLLVLSPRFFAEAFYNGKDVVFMALFTLAVAGLLWMRERPSPGRVLVLGILTALATDIRVQGLLVVLPTLVVLLRLPAGVYSSSRRAFLIMVYLAATLAVAFLGWPYLWATPLTELWAAFYRLKSYSWAETCLYFGKLIPSNQLPWHYLPVWILITTPVAYSLLALLGLSRQLTRLFRSQGACLRSIAAQADAWFSLWLLGPVLVVMGTRAVVYDGWRHVYFIYPALLLFTVQGLRFLVRVVSARRPMRWVAGALLAAALLELPLTAVRMVRMHPFQNVYFSFLPAPLAEQWFERDYWGLAFRQGLEWLLTHDASPQITIQMVSMQEPLYNNSLLLPQAERARIQYQPNARARYFITSYRWHPQSYLDSVGREVYHIRAEGVKILSIFQR, from the coding sequence ATGGAAGGCCCCTGGGCGCGGCGTTTGCCCCGCGTATTCTTTGCCGTGCTGCTGTTGCTGGGCGGGCTGGTCCACCGCGACTATGGCGTGTCCTGGGATGAGGTGAACAACCACCTGAACGGGCTGGTGAGCCTGAATTATGCGGCCCGACAGCTGACGCCGGAACTGGCCCAACGCGTAACGGCGGGCCACTCCCCCATTCCGGATATCCGGCAGTATCATGACAGCGACCATGGGCCGGTGTTTGAAATGGTGGTTTCGGTACTGGGCTATGCGCTTACGGATGGAGACGCCCGGCCCCTGTACTTTCTGCGTCATTTGCTGGTGTTCTGCATGTTTGTGCTGGGGGTCTGGGGCCTGTATTGTATCGGGCGCTGGCGCTTCCGGGACTGGCGCTGGGGCCTGGTGACCAGCTTGCTGCTGGTACTCTCGCCCCGGTTTTTTGCTGAGGCCTTTTATAACGGCAAGGATGTCGTCTTTATGGCCCTGTTCACGCTGGCGGTGGCCGGACTGCTCTGGATGCGGGAGCGGCCCAGCCCAGGCCGCGTGCTGGTACTGGGCATTCTAACGGCTTTGGCTACTGATATTCGGGTGCAGGGCCTGTTGGTAGTCCTGCCTACACTAGTAGTTCTGCTGCGCCTGCCCGCCGGTGTATATTCTTCGTCTCGCCGGGCATTTCTCATTATGGTCTATCTGGCGGCCACGCTGGCGGTGGCTTTCCTGGGCTGGCCTTATCTGTGGGCCACCCCGCTCACTGAGCTTTGGGCAGCATTTTACCGCCTGAAAAGCTACTCCTGGGCAGAAACCTGCCTTTATTTTGGCAAGCTGATACCCTCAAACCAACTGCCCTGGCATTACCTGCCGGTCTGGATTCTCATTACCACCCCGGTAGCCTATTCCCTGCTGGCCCTGCTGGGGCTGAGCCGGCAGCTTACCCGATTATTTCGCTCCCAGGGAGCCTGTCTTCGGAGCATTGCGGCGCAGGCCGATGCCTGGTTTTCCCTGTGGCTGCTGGGCCCGGTGCTGGTAGTCATGGGCACGCGGGCAGTGGTTTATGATGGCTGGCGGCACGTGTACTTCATTTACCCGGCCCTGCTTTTATTTACCGTGCAGGGCCTACGCTTTCTGGTGCGGGTGGTGAGTGCCCGCCGGCCCATGCGCTGGGTGGCGGGCGCTTTGCTGGCGGCCGCCCTTTTGGAACTGCCGCTTACCGCTGTTCGCATGGTGCGTATGCATCCGTTTCAAAACGTATACTTCAGCTTTTTGCCCGCCCCGCTGGCTGAGCAGTGGTTTGAGCGCGACTATTGGGGCCTGGCTTTCCGGCAAGGCCTGGAGTGGCTGCTCACGCATGATGCCTCCCCGCAAATCACTATTCAGATGGTGAGCATGCAGGAGCCGCTGTATAATAACTCGCTGCTGCTGCCGCAGGCGGAGCGTGCCCGGATTCAATACCAGCCCAATGCCCGGGCCCGATATTTCATCACCAGCTACCGCTGGCATCCGCAGTCTTACCTCGACAGTGTAGGCCGGGAAGTATACCACATCCGGGCCGAGGGCGTTAAGATTTTGTCCATTTTTCAGCGCTAG
- a CDS encoding glycosyltransferase family 39 protein, translating to MPGLATRFQGPVSWGRLVPRLFFALVLLLGVLLYRDYGLSWDEPTDHLNGKVNAKYIGELFFPELARREASYAAIPDFGGFPEHDHGVLFLLPAAVLGRIFTPGDTREFYFMSHLLNYLTCTLGIWALYRIGLIRFKDWRWALLGSLCLLLSPRFFAESFYNSKDLVFTALFTLAMYTLLRLLERPTMSRAVVHGLATAAAIDVRVMGVLVVACTLGMLVLEAFARPTPGKGVLARVGGIYLLAGAVFTIIGWPYLWASPPHHLVLAFQSMSHFRWVGPAFYLGDMLLSTQLPWHYAPVWIAVTTPVAYTVAFIGSVGALVAGFSLRRLLTSPAYRYDALFLAWSVGPMVIVVVLHSVLYDGWRHLYFLYPALLLLAVGGMQAGAQAAQRHRAWRPLAFGLAGLGAAEMGYTVVRMVQDHPYQNVYFSFLPGPMAERLFERDYWALSNRQGVEWLLAHDTSPRVTVLANTANPIGFVHLVLRPAERQRLSIGDPNSRYFLTNYREHPQPYPADTGKEIYTIWAGGMRVLSIFQRY from the coding sequence ATGCCCGGATTAGCTACTCGATTTCAAGGCCCTGTTTCCTGGGGGCGCCTGGTGCCCCGCCTGTTTTTCGCGCTGGTGCTGCTGCTGGGCGTGCTGCTGTACCGCGACTACGGCCTGAGCTGGGATGAACCGACGGACCACCTGAACGGGAAGGTAAACGCAAAATATATTGGCGAGCTTTTCTTCCCTGAGCTGGCCCGCCGGGAAGCATCGTACGCAGCCATTCCGGATTTCGGCGGCTTTCCCGAGCACGACCATGGGGTACTCTTTTTGCTGCCCGCCGCAGTACTGGGCCGCATCTTTACGCCCGGCGATACGCGGGAATTCTACTTCATGTCGCACCTGCTCAACTACCTTACCTGTACGCTGGGCATCTGGGCGCTATACCGGATAGGGCTGATTCGGTTTAAGGACTGGCGCTGGGCGCTACTGGGCAGCCTCTGCCTGCTGCTTTCCCCCCGCTTTTTTGCCGAAAGCTTCTATAACTCCAAAGACCTGGTATTTACGGCTCTGTTTACGCTGGCTATGTACACGCTGCTGCGCCTGCTGGAGCGCCCCACCATGAGCCGGGCCGTGGTGCATGGCCTGGCTACCGCCGCCGCCATTGATGTACGGGTAATGGGGGTGTTAGTGGTGGCCTGCACATTGGGCATGCTGGTGCTGGAAGCCTTTGCCCGGCCCACTCCCGGCAAGGGCGTGCTGGCTCGGGTGGGGGGCATATACCTGCTGGCGGGCGCCGTGTTCACCATTATTGGCTGGCCCTACCTCTGGGCCAGCCCGCCGCACCATCTGGTACTGGCTTTTCAGTCAATGAGCCACTTCCGTTGGGTGGGCCCGGCATTCTACCTGGGCGATATGCTGCTCTCCACGCAGCTCCCTTGGCACTATGCCCCCGTCTGGATAGCAGTAACCACCCCCGTAGCCTATACCGTGGCTTTTATTGGCAGCGTGGGCGCCTTGGTGGCCGGCTTTAGCCTGCGCCGCCTGCTTACCTCCCCCGCTTACCGCTACGATGCCCTGTTTCTGGCCTGGTCCGTAGGCCCAATGGTGATTGTGGTGGTGCTGCACTCCGTTTTGTATGATGGGTGGCGGCACCTTTATTTTCTGTATCCGGCGCTGCTGCTACTGGCCGTTGGGGGCATGCAGGCGGGCGCACAGGCAGCACAGCGGCATCGGGCGTGGCGCCCGCTGGCGTTTGGACTTGCGGGGCTGGGCGCCGCAGAAATGGGGTATACCGTGGTGCGCATGGTGCAGGACCATCCTTACCAGAACGTCTACTTCAGCTTTTTGCCCGGGCCAATGGCGGAACGCTTGTTTGAGCGAGACTACTGGGCTCTGTCTAACCGCCAGGGCGTTGAATGGCTGCTGGCGCACGATACATCCCCGCGCGTTACGGTGCTTGCCAACACCGCCAATCCCATTGGGTTTGTTCATCTGGTGTTGCGCCCCGCCGAGCGCCAGCGCCTGAGTATAGGAGACCCAAATTCCCGCTATTTCCTGACGAACTACCGCGAGCATCCCCAGCCTTATCCGGCAGACACGGGCAAGGAAATTTATACCATCTGGGCCGGCGGTATGCGGGTTCTTTCCATCTTTCAGCGCTACTAA
- a CDS encoding site-specific integrase, whose protein sequence is MAKTTEHKEGRATVKVVYYTHKTLADGSHPFMVRITKDRKLKYLATGLSLHPKYWNEAKREVRKSFPEPGREELLTKLQEWQTKYENAAKSLAADDEQHDAPAVAAKAIEGRKATRRIKLLAYCTELSDAMKAGGQVGNATIYRDLRNQLAKFLGEAYPEAGGDIAFDKVSVSFCNKWEASLRATGVEEITLSQRFRTLRAVLNKAIAAGVAKGEYYPFARTVAEKHKFQVGKFDVSTAKRAVSRDELRCLEALVPANERQQLAKDVFLFSFYGGGINFVDLAQLRWRDLTGASADTGYPERLNYIRQKTGGKFSLRLLAPAAAIVGAYRPFTYATPTSYVFPVLDPAKHVSPTQIKNRLHKVLGQVNKDLKELGELAGIATPLTTYVARHSFATSLKQGGVATGVISEAMGHKSEAVTAIYLGSFASEIIDAAYEHLL, encoded by the coding sequence ATGGCAAAGACAACCGAACACAAGGAAGGGCGGGCTACGGTGAAGGTAGTTTACTACACTCATAAAACCCTGGCGGATGGCTCGCACCCTTTCATGGTGCGCATTACCAAAGACCGTAAGCTGAAGTATCTGGCTACTGGTTTAAGCTTGCATCCGAAGTATTGGAACGAGGCGAAGCGAGAGGTGCGGAAAAGCTTTCCGGAGCCTGGCCGGGAAGAGCTGCTGACCAAGTTGCAGGAGTGGCAAACCAAATACGAGAATGCGGCAAAGAGTCTGGCGGCCGATGATGAGCAGCACGATGCGCCCGCTGTGGCGGCAAAAGCCATAGAAGGGCGCAAGGCTACGCGCCGCATTAAGCTGCTGGCTTACTGTACGGAGCTAAGCGATGCAATGAAGGCCGGCGGGCAGGTAGGTAATGCGACTATCTATCGGGATTTAAGAAACCAGCTCGCTAAGTTCTTGGGAGAAGCCTACCCTGAAGCTGGAGGAGACATTGCCTTCGATAAAGTGTCAGTTTCCTTCTGCAACAAATGGGAGGCATCATTGCGGGCTACGGGAGTCGAAGAAATTACCCTTTCGCAACGGTTTCGGACGTTACGGGCCGTTTTAAACAAAGCTATTGCGGCTGGGGTAGCGAAAGGGGAATATTACCCTTTCGCTCGCACAGTAGCGGAGAAGCACAAGTTCCAGGTAGGTAAATTCGATGTGAGTACTGCGAAGCGGGCAGTTTCCCGCGATGAGCTGCGCTGTTTGGAAGCCCTCGTGCCGGCCAATGAGCGGCAACAGTTGGCGAAAGATGTCTTTCTGTTTTCCTTCTATGGCGGCGGTATCAACTTTGTCGACTTAGCCCAGCTACGGTGGCGGGACTTAACGGGAGCCTCCGCAGATACCGGTTACCCGGAACGGTTGAACTACATCCGGCAAAAGACAGGGGGGAAGTTCTCCTTGCGTCTGCTAGCCCCTGCCGCTGCTATTGTCGGGGCCTACCGACCGTTCACGTATGCTACGCCAACTAGCTACGTGTTTCCAGTACTGGATCCTGCCAAGCATGTAAGCCCGACTCAAATCAAGAACCGCCTGCATAAAGTATTGGGCCAGGTGAATAAGGACTTAAAGGAGTTAGGTGAGCTGGCAGGTATAGCGACGCCTCTAACGACCTATGTAGCGCGTCATTCATTCGCCACCAGTCTTAAACAGGGAGGCGTTGCGACGGGGGTGATTAGTGAGGCCATGGGCCATAAGTCAGAAGCCGTAACAGCTATATACCTAGGCTCCTTTGCCTCTGAAATAATTGATGCTGCATATGAACATCTTTTGTAA